One part of the Bacteroidota bacterium genome encodes these proteins:
- a CDS encoding transaldolase encodes MSSSLYDQLASMTVVVADTGDINSIKTFRPQDATTNPSLIAKAAQMEEYAELIDEALRQSHDEVGGDTKKVVARAVDRLAVEFGKHILEVIDGRVSTEVDARLSFDMEGTIAKAREIIGFYEEAGISRDRILIKIASTWEGIRAAEVLEKEGIHCNLTLLFGLHQAIACAEAGITLISPFVGRILDWYKKDTGRDGYPAAEDPGVLSVTEIYQYFKKFGYKTEVMGASFRNLGEILELAGCDLLTISPKFLAELKETEGQLERKLEPEGPKSLDLEQINVTKEVFDEMHAANRMASDKLQEGIDGFSKALESLEDQLEARLGELALGGETVGA; translated from the coding sequence ATGAGCAGCTCACTTTATGACCAGCTGGCCAGCATGACCGTTGTCGTGGCTGATACCGGCGATATTAATTCGATCAAGACCTTCCGTCCGCAAGATGCAACAACCAACCCTTCCCTGATCGCAAAGGCGGCCCAGATGGAAGAGTATGCTGAATTGATCGACGAAGCGCTACGCCAGTCGCATGACGAAGTGGGTGGTGATACCAAAAAAGTGGTAGCCCGCGCCGTGGATCGTCTGGCTGTTGAATTTGGCAAGCACATCCTCGAAGTAATTGATGGCCGCGTTTCTACCGAAGTAGATGCCCGTCTTTCTTTTGACATGGAAGGCACCATTGCCAAAGCCCGCGAAATCATCGGTTTCTACGAAGAAGCCGGCATTTCCCGTGATCGCATCCTGATCAAAATTGCTTCTACCTGGGAAGGAATTCGCGCTGCAGAAGTGCTGGAAAAAGAAGGCATCCATTGCAACCTGACCCTGCTGTTTGGTTTGCATCAGGCCATTGCCTGTGCCGAAGCCGGCATCACGCTTATTTCCCCGTTTGTTGGTCGTATCCTCGACTGGTACAAAAAAGACACGGGCCGCGACGGTTACCCGGCTGCTGAAGACCCGGGTGTGCTTTCTGTAACAGAAATCTACCAGTACTTCAAAAAGTTTGGCTATAAAACTGAAGTGATGGGTGCAAGCTTCCGCAACCTCGGCGAAATCCTCGAATTGGCCGGCTGCGATTTGCTGACCATCTCTCCGAAGTTTCTTGCTGAATTGAAAGAGACAGAAGGACAGCTTGAGCGCAAACTTGAGCCAGAAGGGCCGAAATCGCTCGATCTCGAGCAGATCAACGTCACCAAAGAAGTATTCGACGAAATGCACGCCGCCAACCGGATGGCATCAGACAAGCTGCAGGAAGGCATCGACGGCTTCTCAAAAGCACTCGAGTCCCTCGAAGACCAACTCGAAGCGCGGCTTGGAGAATTGGCCCTCGGCGGCGAGACTGTAGGCGCATAA
- a CDS encoding M14 family metallopeptidase: protein MKVIRVILISLCSLIVAQNGIVQNSIAQDAGEARFTFSPEITYKDAIPSPASFLGYKLGDYFTLHAHALDYFEALAAASGNVTLHEYGRSYEGRKLVYAVITSAENHAKIDEIKAANQQLANGEASQLMENQPLIHWMSYNVHGNEPSSTETAMQIAYRLAAGTDAKTQQMLDDLVVIIDPCLNPDGRDRYVYWYKSMHSKHLNTSADDLEHNEPWPGGRTNHYWFDLNRDWVWLIHPESQGRIKAYQEWLPQVHIDYHEQGFNNNYFTHPGTTPRNLNLPPAHFDWEAKFGRGDATAFDKEGISYFTNEAFDFYYPGYGSSYPSLMGGIGMLREQGGHSRGGRAVKVNDDYILTLRQRVYDHYLTSVAGMETSLDNKAALMRYFQDAMNPSKSNKRPEKRYFIEDDKNSYARDLVHILLEHGVEVSRVDEQFTAPAVYDYWSQQPTRRTFEAGTFVVDTDQPRHLFVNTLLQKQMAIEDSIMYDMATWSAPIAYNLKAGWVTSVRGVQVNASPITTVPQTTGMVENAGAGYAYIIDWAQRNAPTALAGLWKAGYAVRSIKKPMEIGEQKFGRGSLVVLVGRNRTKLSSMAADMQRIAREAGVSIYGYDSGWTEGSINPASRESLPVKNPTVGLVMDTPFNSYTAGQLWFLFEEWTNLPINRIRLSQLASLELKKYDVLILPGARGNLSSQMDSSTVAALRGWVKAGGTLVGTENSAIFLSKSGAGMADVSLYKKEKKKEEDDKPAFEAGSLEDPYVGLEARKDLRDLDNIPGSALRSYLDTTHPLAYGMPRTLFSLKFGNQGFEPTTKAQVVGYYHTKSDSVLASGYMSVKNREELAGKAFAIVAPQGRGKVVMLLDNTQYRMFWVGTARLMQNAVMLVPSL, encoded by the coding sequence ATGAAAGTCATTCGAGTGATTTTAATCAGTTTGTGCAGTTTGATCGTTGCCCAAAACGGCATTGTCCAAAACAGCATTGCACAGGATGCCGGCGAGGCACGTTTTACTTTCAGTCCCGAGATTACCTACAAGGATGCAATTCCTTCTCCTGCCTCTTTTCTCGGGTATAAACTGGGAGACTATTTCACGTTACACGCGCACGCACTCGACTATTTTGAAGCCCTCGCTGCCGCTTCTGGTAACGTGACGCTCCACGAATACGGACGCAGCTATGAAGGGCGGAAGCTGGTCTATGCTGTGATTACATCTGCTGAGAACCATGCAAAAATTGATGAGATAAAAGCAGCCAACCAGCAGCTAGCCAACGGCGAAGCATCTCAACTGATGGAAAACCAACCGCTGATCCACTGGATGAGCTACAACGTGCATGGCAATGAGCCTTCCTCCACGGAAACGGCCATGCAGATTGCCTATCGGCTTGCAGCTGGTACAGACGCAAAAACGCAGCAAATGCTGGATGATCTGGTTGTCATCATCGACCCTTGCCTCAATCCAGATGGGCGCGACCGGTACGTATACTGGTATAAGTCTATGCACAGCAAACACCTCAACACAAGTGCAGACGATCTGGAGCACAATGAGCCCTGGCCCGGAGGCCGCACCAACCATTACTGGTTTGACCTCAACCGTGATTGGGTGTGGCTCATTCACCCAGAGTCGCAAGGCAGAATAAAGGCCTACCAGGAATGGTTGCCGCAGGTCCATATCGACTACCATGAGCAGGGTTTTAACAACAACTACTTCACCCATCCGGGTACAACGCCGCGAAACCTGAATCTGCCGCCGGCACATTTCGATTGGGAGGCCAAATTTGGCAGAGGGGATGCAACCGCTTTCGACAAAGAAGGCATTTCGTATTTCACCAACGAGGCTTTTGATTTTTACTACCCGGGATATGGTTCTTCCTACCCCTCCCTCATGGGTGGCATTGGGATGTTGCGGGAGCAGGGGGGACACAGCCGGGGTGGCCGCGCTGTTAAAGTGAACGATGATTACATACTTACATTACGCCAGCGGGTATACGATCACTACCTCACGTCGGTCGCCGGCATGGAGACTTCGCTCGACAACAAAGCAGCGTTGATGCGCTATTTTCAGGATGCTATGAATCCGTCGAAGTCCAACAAGCGGCCTGAGAAACGCTACTTCATTGAAGACGATAAAAACAGTTATGCACGTGATTTGGTGCACATTTTATTGGAGCATGGTGTAGAAGTATCTCGTGTAGACGAACAGTTTACCGCGCCGGCTGTGTATGATTACTGGTCACAACAACCAACCCGGCGAACGTTTGAGGCCGGCACTTTTGTTGTTGACACAGACCAGCCCCGTCACCTCTTTGTCAATACCTTGCTGCAAAAGCAGATGGCTATTGAGGACTCTATCATGTACGACATGGCCACGTGGTCGGCTCCTATTGCTTATAACCTGAAAGCCGGTTGGGTAACAAGCGTGCGCGGTGTGCAGGTAAATGCTTCGCCTATCACAACTGTACCGCAAACTACCGGCATGGTGGAAAATGCAGGTGCCGGCTATGCGTATATCATCGATTGGGCACAGCGTAACGCACCCACTGCGTTGGCCGGACTCTGGAAGGCGGGCTATGCCGTGCGGAGTATCAAAAAACCGATGGAAATTGGTGAGCAGAAGTTCGGGCGCGGCAGCCTGGTTGTACTGGTCGGCAGAAATCGTACGAAACTTTCGAGTATGGCTGCAGACATGCAGCGCATTGCCCGTGAAGCCGGCGTGTCTATTTATGGCTATGACTCCGGCTGGACCGAAGGCAGTATCAACCCGGCTTCTCGTGAAAGCTTGCCGGTGAAAAATCCTACCGTGGGCCTGGTGATGGATACGCCGTTTAACAGCTATACGGCCGGTCAGCTCTGGTTTTTGTTTGAAGAGTGGACAAATCTGCCCATCAACCGTATCCGGTTATCGCAGTTGGCTTCCCTTGAACTTAAAAAGTACGACGTGTTGATCTTGCCAGGGGCGCGAGGCAACTTATCCAGCCAAATGGATAGCTCTACCGTTGCTGCGCTCCGTGGGTGGGTGAAAGCCGGCGGTACGCTCGTTGGCACGGAGAACAGCGCAATATTTTTGAGTAAGTCGGGCGCCGGCATGGCTGACGTATCACTGTATAAGAAAGAGAAGAAGAAAGAAGAAGATGATAAACCTGCCTTTGAAGCTGGCTCGCTCGAAGATCCGTATGTAGGTTTGGAAGCCAGGAAAGACTTACGTGACCTGGATAACATCCCGGGCTCCGCGTTGCGCAGTTATCTCGATACAACACATCCTCTGGCTTACGGCATGCCGCGGACCCTGTTTAGCCTGAAGTTTGGCAACCAGGGCTTTGAACCAACAACAAAAGCGCAGGTGGTCGGGTATTACCATACCAAATCAGACTCGGTTCTTGCTTCGGGCTATATGTCTGTTAAAAACCGGGAGGAACTGGCCGGCAAGGCATTTGCAATTGTCGCACCACAGGGGCGTGGGAAAGTGGTTATGCTACTCGACAATACGCAGTACCGCATGTTCTGGGTTGGAACGGCGCGCCTGATGCAAAATGCCGTGATGTTGGTCCCGTCGCTCTAA
- a CDS encoding CsgG/HfaB family protein: protein MYRLNTFARSVFVAGFALFMLVAGFAQQAQAQELKKRLAVLTFEDKTSQAYAYGFMGKDAGDAFSEMLTTALVKSGNYIVIERNELQQLLQEQGLGVSGIVTQESAAQMGKVLGAELVIIGAVSEFGNSKGTTGGSTRRIGVGIDNSKATVAVDVRIVDPSTSEIIAAENIRKSKSKKGLSVRVKDIKVGSRNEFDESIVGKAAREAVDGVVDLLVDNADKVRWQAKVVTMNGGQVFINAGSKNGVKKGMQFKVFRAGEALIDPDTGLNLGSVESTVGVIEVNDNELGEGKAARCTVIEGSGFERGDIVRVDG from the coding sequence ATGTACCGTTTGAATACATTTGCCCGCTCAGTTTTTGTTGCGGGTTTTGCGCTCTTCATGCTCGTCGCCGGCTTTGCCCAACAAGCCCAGGCCCAAGAGTTGAAAAAAAGGTTGGCTGTCCTCACTTTCGAAGATAAAACAAGCCAGGCCTATGCTTATGGCTTTATGGGAAAAGACGCCGGTGATGCTTTCTCCGAAATGCTTACCACGGCACTCGTAAAATCTGGCAACTACATCGTCATTGAACGCAATGAGTTGCAGCAACTGCTTCAAGAGCAAGGGCTTGGTGTATCCGGGATTGTAACGCAGGAATCTGCTGCTCAAATGGGCAAGGTGCTGGGTGCAGAGCTCGTTATTATCGGTGCTGTTTCGGAATTTGGAAACTCCAAAGGTACGACCGGCGGCAGCACAAGACGGATTGGCGTCGGCATCGACAATTCAAAAGCGACGGTTGCCGTAGACGTACGGATTGTTGACCCAAGCACCAGTGAAATCATTGCAGCGGAAAACATCCGGAAAAGCAAAAGCAAAAAAGGCTTGAGCGTACGGGTAAAAGACATCAAAGTAGGGAGCCGCAATGAGTTTGATGAATCGATTGTGGGCAAAGCTGCGCGTGAGGCAGTGGACGGCGTTGTAGATCTGCTTGTTGATAACGCAGACAAAGTACGCTGGCAGGCCAAAGTGGTTACGATGAACGGTGGGCAGGTATTTATCAATGCCGGCTCGAAAAACGGCGTCAAAAAAGGCATGCAGTTCAAGGTATTCCGTGCCGGTGAAGCGCTTATTGATCCTGACACGGGCCTGAACCTTGGCTCTGTTGAGTCTACCGTTGGCGTAATTGAAGTGAATGACAATGAACTTGGCGAAGGCAAAGCAGCCCGCTGTACAGTCATTGAAGGCAGCGGTTTTGAACGCGGCGACATTGTGCGTGTCGACGGCTAG